Proteins from a single region of Flavobacterium sp. YJ01:
- the cysM gene encoding cysteine synthase CysM, with protein MNSHKLLNLIGNTPLMETVNLVKNKNVKLLLKLEGNNPGGSVKDRAAYNMIAAALERGEIKKGDKLIEATSGNTGIALAMIAQLFGIEIELVLPEDSTKERTQTMRAYGATVILTPASEGIIGSRDYADKKVAQGGYLMLNQFANDDNWKAHYKTTGPEIWNDTDGTVTHFVSAMGTTGTIIGTSTYLKEKNPNVQIVGAQPSDGSQIPGIRKWPQEYLPKIFDASKVDTVVDVSEEEAREMTKRLALEEGVFAGMSSGGSVAVALKIAEKLESGVIVAVICDRGDRYLSSDLFD; from the coding sequence ATGAATTCACATAAGTTACTAAACCTGATTGGCAATACTCCGTTAATGGAAACCGTCAATTTGGTTAAAAATAAAAATGTTAAGCTTTTGCTTAAACTCGAAGGAAATAATCCTGGAGGAAGTGTAAAAGACAGAGCGGCTTACAATATGATTGCTGCTGCTCTAGAAAGAGGCGAAATTAAAAAAGGCGATAAATTAATTGAAGCAACGAGCGGAAACACGGGAATTGCACTTGCAATGATTGCTCAATTATTTGGTATAGAAATAGAATTGGTGCTGCCTGAAGATTCTACAAAAGAAAGAACACAAACCATGCGTGCTTATGGTGCAACTGTTATTTTAACTCCTGCAAGCGAAGGAATTATTGGTTCTAGAGATTATGCAGATAAAAAAGTGGCGCAAGGCGGTTATTTAATGCTAAATCAATTTGCCAATGACGACAACTGGAAAGCGCATTATAAAACAACTGGTCCAGAAATTTGGAACGATACTGACGGAACTGTAACGCATTTTGTTTCTGCAATGGGAACAACAGGAACTATTATCGGAACTTCTACTTATTTAAAAGAGAAAAATCCGAATGTTCAAATTGTTGGCGCACAACCGAGCGACGGTTCTCAGATTCCTGGAATTCGTAAATGGCCACAAGAATATCTTCCGAAAATTTTTGATGCTTCTAAAGTCGATACTGTTGTTGATGTTAGCGAAGAAGAAGCTCGAGAAATGACCAAAAGATTAGCGCTTGAAGAAGGTGTTTTTGCAGGAATGAGCAGCGGAGGTTCTGTTGCGGTTGCCTTAAAAATTGCCGAAAAATTAGAATCTGGAGTTATTGTTGCCGTTATCTGCGATAGAGGCGATCGTTATTTATCTTCGGATTTGTTCGACTAA
- a CDS encoding class I SAM-dependent methyltransferase: protein MSEKHNESNLNPEGHDQNWYSSWFDTPYYHILYKDRNYREAQIFMDNLTHYLNLPEKAKVLDLACGKGRHSIYLNQLGYNVLGADLSENSIEEASKNSNETLHFKVHDMREPFEEKFDAIFNLFTSFGYFENDDDNLTTLKAIKESLSEYGFAVIDFMNVANVIENLVPEEIKTVENIDFHIKRYVEDGHIFKEIDFEDQGRKYHFTEKVKALTLKDFQDLMDEAGIYLLDIFGDYKLKKFHKIESERLIMIFK from the coding sequence ATGTCTGAAAAGCATAACGAATCAAACCTAAATCCGGAAGGCCACGATCAAAACTGGTATTCTTCCTGGTTTGACACCCCATATTATCACATTCTTTATAAGGATCGAAATTACCGTGAAGCTCAAATTTTCATGGACAATTTAACGCATTATCTTAATTTGCCTGAAAAAGCAAAAGTATTGGATTTAGCTTGCGGAAAAGGTCGTCATTCTATTTATTTAAATCAATTAGGATATAATGTTTTAGGCGCAGATTTATCAGAAAACAGTATCGAAGAAGCCAGTAAAAACAGCAACGAAACACTTCACTTTAAAGTGCACGACATGCGTGAGCCTTTTGAAGAAAAGTTTGATGCCATTTTTAATCTTTTTACCAGTTTTGGTTATTTCGAAAATGATGATGATAACCTGACAACTTTAAAAGCAATTAAAGAAAGTCTATCAGAATACGGATTCGCTGTAATTGATTTCATGAACGTAGCAAACGTGATTGAAAATCTTGTTCCAGAAGAAATAAAAACGGTTGAAAACATTGATTTTCATATCAAAAGATATGTTGAAGATGGACATATTTTTAAAGAAATTGATTTTGAGGATCAAGGCAGAAAATATCATTTTACAGAAAAAGTAAAAGCTTTAACTTTGAAAGACTTTCAGGATTTGATGGACGAAGCTGGAATTTATCTTCTAGACATTTTCGGAGATTACAAGCTTAAAAAATTCCACAAAATCGAAAGCGAAAGATTAATCATGATTTTTAAGTAA
- a CDS encoding aspartate/glutamate racemase family protein, producing the protein MKKIGLIGGISWVSTSDYYTLINKGINEKLGGLNFSECLIYSFNYADIKKNNDNNDWDSTFKMLLKAAEVLKSGGAEAIVLCANTMHLIADKLQNAIGLPLIHIAEETAIEIQKKQIKKVGLLGTKFTMELDFFKDKLIEKGIQTVIPNNEDDKDFIHYTIFEELGRGLVTDETKKRYLEIANELIKNGAEGIILGCTEIPLVIKEGDLNVPIFDTALIHTQAAVNFQLS; encoded by the coding sequence ATGAAGAAAATTGGACTTATTGGTGGAATTAGCTGGGTTTCGACTTCTGATTATTATACTTTAATAAACAAAGGAATCAATGAAAAACTCGGTGGACTAAATTTCTCCGAATGTCTGATTTATTCTTTTAATTATGCCGATATAAAAAAGAATAACGATAATAATGATTGGGATTCTACTTTTAAAATGCTTTTGAAAGCTGCAGAAGTTTTGAAATCGGGCGGGGCAGAAGCGATTGTCTTATGCGCCAACACCATGCATTTAATAGCAGATAAACTTCAAAATGCTATTGGATTGCCTCTGATTCATATCGCAGAAGAAACTGCTATAGAAATTCAGAAAAAGCAAATTAAAAAAGTGGGTTTGCTGGGAACAAAATTCACAATGGAATTGGATTTCTTTAAAGATAAACTAATCGAAAAAGGAATCCAAACTGTAATTCCAAATAATGAAGACGACAAAGATTTTATTCATTATACCATTTTTGAAGAACTAGGTCGAGGACTTGTAACTGACGAAACAAAAAAGCGTTATCTAGAAATTGCAAATGAATTAATTAAAAACGGCGCAGAAGGAATAATTTTAGGTTGCACTGAAATTCCGTTAGTAATAAAAGAAGGAGATTTGAATGTTCCTATTTTTGATACCGCTTTAATTCATACACAAGCAGCAGTTAATTTTCAGTTATCATAA
- the rlmD gene encoding 23S rRNA (uracil(1939)-C(5))-methyltransferase RlmD, with protein sequence MGRKNTDKVVFHQIQVLDAGAKGVSVAKAPDGKVIFIPNVVPGDVVDVQTFKKRKAYYEGKAVKFHELSDYRVDPICEHFGVCGGCKWQNMKYGQQLAFKQNEVKNHLQRIGKIELPEFEDILGSEKQFFYRNKMEFSFSNSRWLTEKEIGSTEDLGNRNALGFHIPKMWDKILDINKCHLQEDPSNAIRNEIRAFANEHNLAFFNPREHSGLLRTVMIRTVSTGEIMVLIQFFEEDKANRELILDHLYEKFPQITSLQYVVNGKPNDTIYDQDVILYKGRNYILEEMEGLKFSINAKSFYQTNSDQAYELYKITREFAGLTGNETVYDLYTGTGTIAQFVSKKAKKVIGVESVPEAIIDAKANAERNNITNCEFFVGDMKVVFNEAFIAQHGKPDVIITDPPRDGMHKDVVEQILKIAPKKVVYVSCNSATQARDLALMDEKYKVTRVRPVDMFPQTHHVENVVLLELR encoded by the coding sequence ATGGGAAGAAAAAATACAGACAAAGTTGTCTTTCATCAAATTCAAGTTCTTGACGCTGGTGCAAAAGGCGTTTCAGTAGCCAAAGCACCTGACGGAAAAGTAATCTTTATTCCGAATGTGGTACCTGGAGATGTTGTGGACGTACAAACATTTAAAAAAAGAAAGGCATATTACGAAGGTAAAGCCGTAAAATTTCATGAATTATCTGATTACAGAGTAGATCCGATCTGCGAACATTTTGGCGTTTGCGGAGGCTGTAAATGGCAAAATATGAAGTATGGCCAACAGCTTGCATTTAAACAAAATGAAGTTAAAAATCATTTGCAAAGAATAGGAAAAATCGAACTTCCAGAATTTGAAGATATTTTAGGTTCTGAAAAACAGTTTTTCTACAGAAATAAAATGGAATTTTCTTTTTCTAACAGCCGTTGGTTAACCGAAAAAGAAATTGGAAGCACTGAAGACTTAGGAAATAGAAATGCTTTAGGTTTTCATATTCCAAAAATGTGGGATAAAATTCTTGATATTAATAAATGCCATTTACAAGAAGATCCTTCAAATGCAATTCGTAACGAAATTAGAGCATTTGCGAATGAGCATAATCTCGCTTTTTTCAATCCGAGAGAACATTCTGGATTATTGAGAACCGTAATGATTCGTACAGTTTCTACTGGCGAGATTATGGTTTTAATTCAGTTTTTCGAAGAAGATAAAGCAAATAGAGAATTAATTCTAGATCATTTATACGAGAAATTCCCTCAAATTACTTCATTGCAATATGTGGTAAACGGAAAACCAAACGATACAATTTACGATCAAGACGTTATTCTTTATAAAGGAAGAAATTACATCTTAGAAGAAATGGAAGGTTTAAAATTTAGCATCAATGCTAAATCTTTCTACCAAACCAATTCTGACCAAGCTTACGAATTATACAAAATTACGAGAGAATTTGCTGGCCTGACTGGAAACGAAACAGTTTACGATTTATACACAGGAACAGGTACTATTGCACAATTTGTTTCGAAAAAAGCGAAAAAAGTAATCGGAGTAGAAAGTGTTCCTGAAGCAATTATTGACGCTAAAGCCAATGCAGAACGCAATAATATTACGAATTGCGAGTTTTTTGTTGGAGACATGAAGGTAGTCTTTAATGAAGCTTTTATTGCACAACACGGAAAGCCAGATGTTATTATAACAGATCCACCTCGCGACGGAATGCATAAAGATGTTGTAGAACAAATTTTAAAAATTGCTCCAAAAAAAGTAGTTTATGTAAGCTGTAATTCTGCAACACAGGCACGTGACTTAGCTTTAATGGACGAAAAATACAAAGTAACGCGTGTTAGACCTGTCGATATGTTTCCGCAGACACATCATGTTGAAAATGTTGTACTTTTAGAACTTCGATAA
- a CDS encoding DUF6452 family protein, whose protein sequence is MKKLVSLLLLFTFGLSSCEKDDICDANTPTTPRLVITFYYSDDPTVERKITNLTAVGEGKDVATGLTFAGTSKIQLPLKVNDTITTFKLTYDAASTIPTDRNADVLTINYTTQNVYVSRACGFKTIFNVKSIVRTDPDGDTVWMSTVQLINPNIDSENETHVEVYY, encoded by the coding sequence ATGAAAAAACTAGTCTCTCTGTTATTGCTTTTTACTTTTGGCTTATCTAGTTGCGAGAAAGATGATATCTGCGATGCCAATACGCCTACTACACCTAGATTGGTTATTACATTTTACTATAGTGACGATCCAACTGTAGAAAGAAAAATAACCAATTTGACAGCTGTTGGCGAAGGTAAGGATGTAGCAACTGGACTTACTTTTGCTGGTACAAGCAAAATACAATTACCATTAAAAGTTAATGATACGATCACAACCTTTAAATTAACTTATGACGCAGCAAGCACTATTCCTACTGATAGAAATGCAGATGTTTTAACGATCAATTATACAACTCAAAATGTATATGTATCGAGAGCTTGTGGTTTTAAAACTATTTTTAATGTAAAGTCAATTGTTCGTACGGATCCAGATGGAGACACCGTTTGGATGTCTACAGTTCAATTAATTAACCCAAATATCGATTCTGAAAATGAAACACACGTTGAAGTTTATTACTAG
- a CDS encoding THUMP domain-containing protein: protein MEENFKMIAKCFFGFEEILEKELRALGAQDVERGVRMVSFKGDKGFMYKANLSLRTALKVLKPIYSFRANNEQALYKGISGVNWSKLLNANQTFVIDSTVHSTYFNHSEFVSQKCKDAIVDQFRERTGQRPSIDKQYPDLRINIHIDKDQVSVALDTSGASLHQRGYRTATNIAPINEVLAAGILLLSGWDGQSHFLDPMCGSGTFLAEAAMIACNIPANINRKEFAFEKWKDWDNDLFDTIIESLMKKTREFHYSIKGFDKAPSAVSKAKDNIRNANLEDYISISEDNFFDTEKEVEGKLHIVFNPPYDERLDIHMERFYANIGDTLKKNYPGTNAWFITANLEALKFVGLKPSRKIKLFNGSLEARLVKYEMYEGSKRAKFQVSE, encoded by the coding sequence ATGGAAGAAAATTTTAAAATGATTGCCAAATGTTTTTTTGGCTTTGAAGAAATATTAGAAAAAGAATTGCGCGCACTTGGGGCTCAAGATGTTGAAAGAGGCGTGAGAATGGTGAGTTTTAAAGGAGATAAAGGTTTTATGTATAAAGCCAATTTGTCTTTACGTACAGCGCTTAAAGTCTTAAAACCTATTTACTCTTTTAGAGCAAATAACGAACAGGCACTATATAAAGGAATTTCTGGTGTGAATTGGTCTAAACTTTTAAACGCAAATCAGACTTTTGTAATAGATTCGACGGTTCATTCTACTTATTTCAACCATTCTGAATTTGTTTCTCAAAAATGTAAAGATGCAATTGTAGATCAGTTTAGAGAAAGAACAGGTCAGCGTCCAAGTATTGATAAACAATATCCAGATTTGCGAATTAATATTCATATTGATAAAGATCAGGTTTCTGTTGCTTTGGATACTTCTGGAGCTTCTCTTCATCAGCGTGGTTATAGAACAGCAACCAATATTGCTCCGATTAATGAGGTATTGGCAGCAGGAATTCTTTTGCTTTCAGGCTGGGATGGTCAAAGTCATTTTTTAGATCCGATGTGCGGTTCTGGAACTTTCTTGGCAGAAGCGGCTATGATTGCTTGCAATATTCCGGCTAACATTAACAGAAAAGAATTTGCTTTTGAAAAATGGAAAGATTGGGATAATGATTTATTTGATACCATTATTGAAAGTTTAATGAAAAAAACAAGAGAGTTTCATTATTCTATCAAAGGTTTTGATAAAGCGCCAAGTGCTGTAAGTAAAGCGAAAGACAATATCAGAAATGCCAATTTAGAAGATTATATATCGATTAGCGAAGATAATTTCTTTGATACTGAAAAAGAAGTGGAAGGAAAACTTCATATCGTTTTCAATCCGCCTTACGATGAGCGTCTGGACATTCATATGGAAAGATTTTACGCTAATATAGGCGATACTTTAAAGAAAAATTATCCAGGAACAAATGCTTGGTTTATTACAGCAAATCTAGAAGCATTAAAATTTGTTGGATTAAAACCTTCAAGAAAAATCAAACTTTTCAACGGAAGTTTGGAAGCTCGTTTAGTAAAATACGAAATGTACGAGGGAAGCAAGAGAGCGAAATTTCAGGTTTCTGAATAG
- a CDS encoding DUF6048 family protein, translating into MKHTLKFITSICLLFSVFLVQAQDVPEISKDKKDKKDTEVKTQKPQTETVKKEVQDVKKDSVVKTDRYGLRVGVDLYKLTRGLYDKDYKGIEFVGDWRLTKKYYLAAELGYEDKTTNDDRLTSSASGTYIKGGFDYNFYQNWLDMENLITIGMRGGFSTFNQELNSYKIYNPNPYWGELPTIATDQKYSGLTAGWLEVGLGLKAQVVKNVFVGFGVQLKLLVMNNEPADFENLYIPGFNRTYDGSFGVGFNYTVSYFIPIYKKKTMASEVVKEEAAKKKKP; encoded by the coding sequence ATGAAACACACGTTGAAGTTTATTACTAGTATTTGTTTATTATTTTCGGTATTTTTAGTACAAGCTCAAGACGTACCAGAGATTTCAAAAGATAAAAAAGACAAAAAAGATACAGAAGTAAAAACCCAAAAACCGCAAACTGAAACTGTAAAAAAAGAGGTTCAGGATGTAAAAAAAGACAGCGTTGTAAAAACAGATCGCTATGGGCTTCGCGTAGGTGTAGATTTATACAAACTTACTCGCGGACTTTATGACAAAGATTATAAAGGAATTGAATTTGTTGGAGATTGGAGATTAACCAAAAAATACTATTTAGCAGCCGAATTAGGTTACGAAGATAAGACAACAAACGATGACAGATTAACCTCTTCAGCTTCTGGAACTTACATAAAAGGTGGATTTGATTATAATTTCTATCAAAACTGGCTGGATATGGAAAATCTTATCACGATTGGAATGCGTGGTGGTTTTAGTACTTTTAACCAAGAATTGAATAGCTATAAAATCTACAATCCGAATCCGTATTGGGGAGAACTTCCTACAATCGCTACTGATCAAAAATACAGCGGTTTAACTGCTGGTTGGTTAGAAGTTGGTTTAGGTTTAAAAGCGCAAGTTGTAAAAAACGTATTTGTTGGTTTTGGCGTTCAGCTTAAGCTTTTGGTTATGAATAACGAACCTGCTGATTTTGAAAACCTATATATTCCAGGTTTCAATAGAACGTATGACGGAAGTTTTGGAGTAGGTTTTAATTATACTGTTTCTTATTTTATTCCAATCTACAAAAAGAAAACAATGGCTTCTGAAGTAGTAAAAGAAGAAGCTGCTAAAAAGAAAAAACCATAG
- a CDS encoding aldo/keto reductase: MNYRKLGKTNFNISEISLGTWQVGGKWGSGFDDKTADELLNTAIDNGVNFIDTADVYENGLSETAVGRVVRSRSERIFVATKCGRQINPHVNEGYSPKVLQKFVEDSLKRTGLETLDLIQLHCPPTEVYYRPEIFELFDRLKEQGKILNLGVSVEKVEEALKAIEYDNVTTVQIIFNLFRQRPSELFFSEAKKKDIGIIARVPLASGLLTGKFDSKTTFDSQDHRNFNRNGEAFDKGETFSGIDYDLGLKAVEALKALFPESQNLAPIALQWILSFNEVSCIIPGASKTDHVLSNLSVYDTPKLTSGQISEMNKIYNDFIKPAVHQLW; the protein is encoded by the coding sequence ATGAACTACAGAAAACTAGGAAAAACAAATTTTAATATATCTGAAATTTCGCTTGGAACTTGGCAAGTTGGCGGAAAATGGGGATCGGGTTTTGATGATAAAACTGCCGACGAACTTTTGAATACCGCGATTGACAATGGCGTTAATTTTATTGATACTGCCGATGTTTATGAAAATGGTTTAAGCGAAACTGCCGTTGGAAGAGTTGTTCGCTCTCGTTCTGAACGAATTTTTGTTGCTACAAAATGCGGACGCCAAATCAATCCACATGTTAATGAAGGATATTCTCCAAAAGTGCTTCAGAAATTTGTTGAAGACAGCTTAAAGAGAACAGGTTTAGAAACTTTAGACTTGATTCAATTACATTGTCCGCCAACAGAAGTTTATTACCGTCCTGAAATATTCGAGCTTTTTGACCGATTAAAAGAGCAAGGTAAAATTCTTAATCTTGGCGTAAGCGTTGAAAAAGTTGAAGAAGCTTTAAAAGCAATTGAATATGATAATGTAACTACGGTGCAGATTATTTTCAATTTGTTTCGTCAGCGCCCATCAGAATTATTTTTCTCTGAAGCAAAAAAGAAAGATATCGGAATTATTGCAAGAGTCCCTCTAGCAAGCGGACTTTTAACGGGTAAATTTGATTCAAAAACAACTTTTGATTCTCAAGATCACCGTAATTTCAATCGTAACGGAGAAGCTTTTGATAAAGGAGAAACTTTCTCTGGAATTGATTATGATTTAGGTTTAAAAGCTGTTGAAGCTTTAAAGGCGCTATTTCCAGAATCGCAAAACCTTGCTCCAATCGCACTGCAATGGATTTTGAGTTTTAATGAAGTTAGCTGTATTATTCCTGGCGCATCTAAAACAGATCATGTTTTATCAAATTTATCGGTTTACGATACTCCAAAATTAACTTCAGGACAAATTTCTGAAATGAATAAAATTTATAATGACTTCATTAAACCAGCTGTTCATCAGCTTTGGTAA
- a CDS encoding DUF1003 domain-containing protein, which produces MKNNQTFKSAISGLSFSENEKIYGKSIHDPILGLIKKEFPDFNDDDCIAVNELNLYRQKYISNYLSTEIGALSAMEKSVISSLKDDKSIVSTVEDEEETRNLGQRVADRVADFGGSWTFIISFVVFITIWISSNVLIFLNKGFDPYPFILLNLILSCVAALQAPVIMMSQNRQEEKDRNRAKKDYMINLKSELEIRMIHDKIDHLIMHQQQELIEIQKVQIEMMNDILDQIKK; this is translated from the coding sequence ATGAAAAACAATCAAACATTTAAAAGTGCTATTTCGGGGCTTTCTTTTTCTGAAAACGAGAAAATCTACGGAAAATCTATTCATGATCCAATTTTGGGTTTGATCAAAAAAGAATTTCCTGATTTTAATGATGATGATTGTATTGCCGTAAACGAGTTGAATTTGTATCGTCAAAAGTACATTTCGAATTATCTTTCGACAGAAATTGGAGCGCTTTCGGCTATGGAGAAAAGCGTTATTTCTTCTTTAAAAGATGATAAATCCATTGTAAGCACTGTTGAAGATGAGGAAGAAACCCGAAATCTAGGACAAAGAGTGGCAGATCGAGTAGCAGATTTTGGCGGAAGCTGGACTTTTATTATCTCTTTTGTTGTTTTTATCACTATTTGGATCAGTTCAAATGTGCTCATTTTTCTAAATAAAGGTTTCGATCCATATCCGTTTATTCTCTTAAATTTAATTCTTTCTTGTGTTGCCGCTTTGCAAGCGCCTGTGATTATGATGAGTCAAAATCGTCAGGAAGAAAAAGATCGAAATCGAGCTAAAAAAGATTATATGATTAACCTAAAATCGGAATTAGAAATTAGAATGATTCATGATAAAATTGATCATTTGATTATGCATCAACAACAAGAATTAATCGAAATTCAGAAAGTGCAAATCGAAATGATGAATGATATTTTAGATCAAATTAAGAAATAA
- the epsC gene encoding serine O-acetyltransferase EpsC, translated as MTKDTIIQNIKALKSHSHINYGIKTKTEDFTEKLFYTLFDSNAALDESISELEIRFKEIAVLACKKPQNLCGSIWERFLEKLPGVLEKLNQDAEYILENDPASNSIDEVYLGYPGFYAIAIYRLSHELYHLDLLLFSRLMSEYAHRITGTDIHAGASIESPFFIDHATGIVIGETTVIKKHVKIYQGVTLGALSVSKEMKNAKRHPTVEDNVCIYANATILGGKTTIGKNSVVGGNAWITKSVPADSIVLNTTTTEVKIKEKK; from the coding sequence GTGACAAAAGACACTATCATACAAAATATAAAGGCTTTAAAGAGCCATTCGCACATAAATTACGGCATTAAAACAAAAACAGAAGACTTTACAGAGAAGCTTTTTTACACCCTTTTTGATTCGAATGCAGCTTTAGACGAAAGCATTAGTGAGTTAGAAATCCGTTTTAAAGAAATCGCTGTTTTAGCTTGTAAAAAACCGCAAAATTTATGCGGATCTATTTGGGAAAGATTTCTTGAAAAACTTCCTGGCGTTTTAGAAAAATTAAATCAAGATGCCGAATATATTTTAGAAAATGATCCAGCTTCTAATAGTATCGACGAGGTTTATCTAGGTTATCCTGGATTTTATGCCATTGCTATTTACAGATTAAGCCACGAATTGTATCATTTAGATTTATTGCTTTTTTCTCGTTTAATGAGCGAATATGCGCATCGAATTACAGGAACTGATATTCATGCCGGCGCTAGTATCGAATCGCCATTTTTTATAGATCACGCTACCGGAATTGTAATTGGCGAAACTACTGTTATCAAAAAGCATGTAAAAATCTACCAAGGTGTTACGCTTGGCGCTTTGAGTGTAAGCAAAGAAATGAAAAATGCAAAAAGACATCCAACAGTTGAAGATAATGTCTGCATTTATGCCAACGCAACCATTTTGGGAGGCAAAACTACAATCGGAAAAAATAGTGTTGTTGGAGGAAATGCTTGGATTACAAAATCTGTTCCAGCAGATTCTATCGTTTTGAATACCACTACAACTGAAGTTAAAATCAAAGAAAAAAAATAA
- a CDS encoding ZIP family metal transporter produces MNYLLPLFSVLLGYGVALFIKPKNKTNLKLLLAFSGSFLLSLTVMHLLPEVYESHNHNIGIFIMIGILFQIVLEFFSKGAEHGHVHGHAKMSQIPWLLFISLCIHAFLEGFPVSHHQGLAIGIAIHHLPIAVILTTFFINADLNKKAIFAFMLTFAIMTPLGTVASEFLPILNDYYTEITAIVIGILFHISSTIIFESSEGHKFNIAKVSMIVLGILLAFIL; encoded by the coding sequence ATGAACTATTTACTACCCTTATTTTCTGTACTTTTAGGATATGGCGTGGCTTTGTTTATTAAACCAAAAAACAAAACCAATTTAAAATTACTGCTAGCATTTAGCGGTTCTTTTTTATTGTCTTTAACTGTAATGCATCTTCTTCCTGAGGTTTACGAATCTCATAATCATAATATTGGAATCTTTATTATGATCGGAATTTTATTTCAGATTGTGCTTGAATTTTTCTCTAAAGGTGCCGAACACGGACACGTTCACGGTCATGCAAAAATGTCGCAAATTCCGTGGCTTTTATTTATTAGTTTGTGCATTCACGCCTTTTTAGAAGGATTTCCAGTAAGTCATCATCAAGGTCTTGCTATCGGAATTGCAATTCATCATTTGCCAATTGCCGTAATTTTAACGACATTTTTCATCAATGCCGATTTAAATAAAAAAGCCATTTTTGCCTTCATGTTAACTTTCGCAATTATGACTCCGTTAGGAACTGTTGCTTCCGAATTTCTACCTATTTTAAACGATTATTACACCGAAATAACAGCAATTGTAATTGGTATTTTATTCCACATTTCATCTACTATAATCTTTGAAAGCAGCGAAGGACATAAATTCAATATTGCCAAAGTTTCTATGATTGTTCTCGGAATTTTATTGGCGTTTATCTTATAA